The genomic region TCTTTTTGAGCTTTGGCTGCTTTAATATTATATTCATTCACCATTACCGAAGGATTATGGGTACGTGCATACTCTTTCATCTCCTCCAATGTAGAAGGGATTTGTCCCATAAAGTGTGCATCTTGCAGTTCTTCTATCGTTACATGACGGCCTAAAACACGTTCAAGATTAAAAAGTGAATCATCCAAATTATTTTGTGCAACAACATAATTGGATTTCGCCAATGAAAGTGATGTATCAGCTTTTTCGGATTCCGAACGGGTCGTCAACCCTGCTTGATAGAGCTTATTGACCTTATCATAAATTTCTTGGTTAAAATCAACATTCGCTTTGGCAATACAGAGAAGATCACGGTTTTTAAGCGATGTAATATACATATAAACAAAGTTGTATGCCACATCATTTGCATTTTCAATATAATGATTTGCAGCTGCAAGAATACGAGCTTTATTCATATCCACTTCATATTGTGTCCCAAATCCATTAAAAAGGTTTTGAGTCAGTATTAAAGAGTGCTCATAACTCGTCAACGATCGGCTTCCAAATGGAGCAACCGCACGAGTATTTGGTGAATCGGTTCGATCTCGTGAAATCGTTCCAGTATAATCTAAAGTCGGTAGATATTGTGCTTCAGTTGTACGTAAATCCTCGAGCGTCGCACGATAATTATGTAAACGTTCCTGCACTACAGGATGAGTTGCGAGCGCTTCATCAACTCCTTCTTGTAGGGATAATGCATTCAACGCTGAAGCGGCACACACAGACAATGTAAAGGTAACGGCAGCTTTTGAAAATGGAATTTTTTGATACCACATTTTAGTCAACTCCTTCATACTTACTTATTTTTGAACATGTAAGTATGGTACAGTAGTTTTCTCAAAAAAATTCTTAAATTTAACTAAAGATATTATTTTCCATTTGAATGATGTAGAAATACAAATTCTTGTGATACAATATTCGACACAATACAATAAAAAAGGATTGCACATGAAACAGGTAACAAAAAGTGCGATATATGCGCTAGTATTAGGTTTAGGTATTAATTGTTATGCTCAGAGTGAGCCAGCCAATGTTTCATATTTTGACGGTAAAAATACGCAAACGATGAATGTTCAAGAAACCCAGTTTGCACCAACACATCCTGCTTCGTGTGCAGAAAAAAAGCCTGTTCCTGTCGCTGAAACACCTCGAGTAGTAGCAAAAGCCG from Sulfuricurvum sp. harbors:
- a CDS encoding TolC family outer membrane protein; the protein is MWYQKIPFSKAAVTFTLSVCAASALNALSLQEGVDEALATHPVVQERLHNYRATLEDLRTTEAQYLPTLDYTGTISRDRTDSPNTRAVAPFGSRSLTSYEHSLILTQNLFNGFGTQYEVDMNKARILAAANHYIENANDVAYNFVYMYITSLKNRDLLCIAKANVDFNQEIYDKVNKLYQAGLTTRSESEKADTSLSLAKSNYVVAQNNLDDSLFNLERVLGRHVTIEELQDAHFMGQIPSTLEEMKEYARTHNPSVMVNEYNIKAAKAQKEASQKNYYPKIDAFVRQSWANDVGGVDGKDDRFRVGLTLSYNLYHGGADESQIQKNLSKIYQESETKRDTIRKLDEQGELSWSAKTHLKDQLQHLKRYEATSAKTLELYQKEYDLGRRTLLDLIVAQNDHVAAESQIVRAENDLLFSYYRILDAMGSMVQNVLGSKTEEYTNKVGLKVLDNRLDNDGRVDTLIFADRKNDPYTRDENGDVAVLPSVGRQ